In Mycobacteriales bacterium, the following are encoded in one genomic region:
- a CDS encoding prenyltransferase: protein MLRPAVHPGRLAAWRCALRTTNPPAGPIDPVTRWLVVTRAAVLPMTLTAGAVAALLAVDRGGVNVPDLVLALVGITAAHVSNNLMNDLFDTAVGGDTESYPRALYAPHPILSGLVSRRALVMAILAINVIDLAILVALTARRGWPVAAIAVAGFVLSVAYTAPPLRLKKRGLGEPDVFVVWGPLMVGGTYYAAVGTLPWQILLASVPYGLLCTTVLMGKHIDKIPFDAPVGTRTLPVILGEGRARAVTRGLLAGYYVSVVACVAARALPWPALATFGALPALVKVWRYFGAPRPAEAPPRFPVWPLWFAAIAFLHTRRAGALLIVGLAVAAGLGIR from the coding sequence ATGTTGCGTCCTGCGGTGCACCCTGGCCGGCTGGCGGCCTGGCGCTGCGCACTGCGGACCACCAACCCCCCGGCCGGTCCGATCGATCCGGTAACCCGCTGGCTGGTCGTCACCCGCGCCGCTGTCCTGCCAATGACCCTCACCGCGGGGGCGGTTGCCGCCCTGCTCGCGGTGGATCGCGGTGGCGTGAACGTGCCCGACCTGGTCCTCGCCCTTGTCGGGATCACCGCCGCGCACGTCTCGAACAATCTGATGAACGACCTTTTCGACACCGCCGTCGGCGGCGATACGGAGAGCTACCCGCGGGCGCTGTACGCACCGCACCCGATCCTGTCCGGTCTGGTCAGCCGACGGGCCCTGGTCATGGCCATCCTCGCCATCAACGTGATCGACCTCGCGATCCTCGTCGCGCTCACCGCACGTCGCGGATGGCCGGTGGCTGCGATTGCGGTGGCGGGCTTCGTGCTGTCCGTGGCGTACACGGCCCCCCCGTTGAGGCTGAAGAAACGTGGGTTGGGGGAGCCTGACGTTTTCGTGGTGTGGGGCCCGCTGATGGTGGGTGGCACCTACTACGCGGCGGTCGGGACGCTTCCCTGGCAGATCCTGCTGGCATCTGTTCCGTATGGCTTGCTCTGCACCACGGTGCTCATGGGCAAGCACATCGACAAGATCCCGTTCGATGCGCCGGTCGGGACCCGGACGCTCCCGGTGATCCTGGGCGAGGGACGCGCTCGCGCGGTAACCCGCGGCCTGCTCGCCGGGTACTACGTGTCCGTTGTCGCCTGCGTGGCCGCCCGGGCGCTCCCCTGGCCGGCTCTGGCGACGTTCGGAGCGCTGCCTGCGTTGGTCAAAGTGTGGCGCTACTTCGGGGCGCCGCGCCCCGCCGAAGCCCCGCCGCGGTTCCCGGTCTGGCCGCTGTGGTTCGCCGCCATCGCATTCCTGCATACTCGGCGGGCCGGTGCGCTGCTCATCGTCGGGCTCGCCGTTGCCGCGGGACTGGGGATCCGGTGA
- a CDS encoding citrate synthase 2, protein MSDDTVFKPGLEGVIAFETEIAEPDKAGSALRYRGVDVEDLAGHVRFEHVWGLLVDGAFEPGLPPAEPLPIPLRFGDTRVDLQGALAELAPQWGLHQLHDIDITQAREDLARCSVTGMSFVAQSARGGDLPPVPQSEINRAKSIVERFLIRWRGEADPAHVKAIDAYWVAAAEHGMNASTFTARVIASTGADVAAALSGAVGALSGPLHGGAPSRVLAMLDEVEKSGDAEGYVRALLDSGQRLMGFGHRVYRAEDPRARVLRRTARELGSPRYAAAEELEKAALGALHERKPDRVLETNVEFWSAVVLDFAEVPADLFTSMFACARTAGWSAHILEQKRTERLIRPSARYIGPGPRPVSAVPKTLAELENRG, encoded by the coding sequence ATGTCCGACGACACCGTATTCAAGCCGGGGCTCGAAGGGGTCATCGCATTCGAGACCGAGATCGCCGAGCCGGACAAGGCCGGCAGTGCGCTCCGCTACCGGGGTGTGGACGTCGAGGACCTCGCCGGCCATGTGCGATTCGAGCACGTCTGGGGACTCCTGGTCGATGGCGCCTTCGAGCCGGGCCTGCCCCCGGCCGAGCCGCTGCCGATCCCGCTGCGTTTCGGCGACACCCGGGTGGACCTGCAAGGGGCGCTGGCCGAGCTGGCTCCGCAGTGGGGGCTGCACCAGCTGCACGACATCGACATAACGCAGGCCCGCGAGGACCTCGCCCGCTGCTCGGTGACCGGGATGTCCTTCGTGGCGCAGTCAGCCCGCGGGGGGGACCTGCCGCCGGTCCCGCAGTCCGAGATCAACCGGGCGAAGTCGATCGTTGAGCGGTTCCTCATCCGCTGGCGCGGTGAGGCCGACCCGGCGCACGTCAAGGCGATCGACGCCTACTGGGTGGCCGCCGCCGAGCACGGCATGAACGCGTCGACGTTCACCGCTCGGGTCATCGCCTCGACCGGGGCCGACGTGGCGGCCGCGCTGTCCGGTGCGGTCGGCGCGCTTTCCGGTCCGCTGCACGGCGGCGCCCCGTCCCGGGTTCTGGCCATGCTCGACGAGGTGGAGAAGAGCGGGGACGCGGAGGGTTACGTCCGAGCGCTGCTCGACTCCGGTCAGCGGCTGATGGGTTTCGGCCACCGGGTGTACCGGGCGGAAGACCCGCGGGCCCGAGTGTTGCGGCGGACCGCGCGCGAGCTCGGGTCCCCGCGCTACGCGGCGGCGGAGGAACTCGAGAAAGCGGCGCTCGGCGCCTTGCACGAGCGCAAGCCCGATCGCGTCCTGGAGACGAACGTCGAGTTCTGGTCGGCCGTCGTTCTCGACTTCGCGGAGGTCCCGGCGGACCTGTTCACGTCGATGTTCGCCTGCGCCCGGACCGCCGGCTGGAGCGCCCACATCCTCGAGCAGAAGCGCACCGAGCGGTTGATCCGCCCGAGCGCCCGCTACATCGGGCCCGGCCCGCGTCCGGTGTCCGCCGTCCCGAAAACCCTGGCCGAACTGGAGAACCGTGGCTGA
- a CDS encoding MFS transporter, protein MSGSGELAPVAPSGAPRAILADITPLRRPDYRRLWAGTTVSVIGSQLTIVTVQIQVYAETRSSFDVGLIGLAGLAGLVGFGFVGGAVADSHDRRRVAMLTSSLLTLCSGALAAQAGWHVRAVWVVYLLVFAISALSAIDQPTRGAIVPRLLPPSELRAGNALAQISMSVGFTVGPLLAGLLVSQVGAFAAYLADAGSFLVALYAIWRLPPVPPLGEAPRAGFRSVGEGLRFLRSKPVLYMTFLVDINAMVFGMPRALFPALAGSFFHGGAGVVGLLNAAPAVGALVGGVLSGVLVRVRRQGLAVLVAVAVWGAAVTGFGFSRSLPVGLLLLVVAGAADLVSAVFRNTILQVLTPDALRGRLQGVFIVVVAGGPRLGDVEAGSVAALVSPAFSVVSGGLACIVGVVALGLAVPAFARYRG, encoded by the coding sequence GTGAGTGGATCGGGGGAGCTCGCGCCGGTGGCGCCGTCGGGGGCGCCCCGGGCCATCCTCGCCGACATCACCCCCCTGCGTCGCCCCGACTACCGGCGGCTGTGGGCTGGGACCACGGTCTCCGTCATCGGGTCACAGCTCACCATCGTGACCGTCCAGATCCAGGTCTACGCCGAGACGCGCTCCTCGTTCGACGTCGGGCTGATCGGGCTGGCCGGGCTGGCCGGGCTGGTCGGCTTCGGTTTCGTCGGCGGCGCGGTCGCCGACTCGCACGACCGGCGGCGGGTGGCGATGTTGACATCGAGCCTGCTCACCCTGTGTTCGGGGGCACTCGCGGCCCAGGCGGGCTGGCACGTGCGGGCGGTCTGGGTTGTGTATCTGCTGGTCTTCGCGATCTCCGCGCTGTCCGCGATCGACCAGCCGACCCGAGGGGCGATCGTGCCGCGGTTGCTGCCGCCGAGCGAGCTGCGAGCCGGCAACGCGCTGGCGCAGATCTCGATGAGCGTCGGGTTCACCGTCGGCCCGTTGCTGGCCGGACTGCTGGTCTCCCAGGTCGGCGCGTTCGCCGCCTACCTCGCCGACGCCGGGTCGTTCCTCGTGGCGCTGTACGCGATCTGGAGATTGCCGCCGGTGCCGCCGCTCGGGGAAGCCCCCAGGGCGGGGTTCCGCTCGGTCGGCGAGGGCCTGCGGTTCCTGCGCAGCAAGCCGGTGCTCTACATGACATTCCTCGTCGACATCAACGCGATGGTTTTCGGTATGCCCCGTGCGCTGTTCCCCGCGCTGGCCGGATCGTTCTTCCACGGCGGCGCCGGAGTCGTCGGACTGCTCAACGCGGCCCCCGCGGTGGGCGCTTTGGTCGGCGGGGTGCTGTCCGGGGTGCTCGTCCGGGTGCGCCGGCAGGGGCTCGCCGTCCTGGTCGCGGTGGCGGTCTGGGGGGCGGCGGTCACCGGATTCGGCTTCAGCCGCTCGCTGCCGGTCGGCCTTCTCCTGCTCGTCGTCGCCGGTGCGGCAGACCTGGTGAGCGCCGTCTTCCGTAACACGATCCTCCAGGTGCTGACCCCGGATGCGCTGCGCGGCCGGTTGCAGGGGGTGTTCATCGTCGTGGTGGCCGGCGGCCCGCGGCTCGGCGACGTGGAGGCGGGCAGCGTGGCCGCGCTGGTGTCGCCGGCCTTCTCGGTGGTGAGTGGCGGGCTCGCCTGCATTGTCGGCGTGGTGGCGCTCGGACTGGCGGTGCCGGCCTTCGCCCGGTACCGGGGGTAG
- a CDS encoding HEPN domain-containing protein, translating into MSAEIVADEHIAKADQFLAAAELALGESLWDAAASCAVSAGIHANDAICLARLGRFSTAKSHGEAVALARTAGPDGRAAATQLTRLLAVKNKAQYDSTAIGANSARKAVDTANKLVELAHRVRAG; encoded by the coding sequence ATGAGCGCCGAGATCGTCGCCGACGAACACATCGCCAAAGCTGACCAGTTCCTCGCCGCCGCAGAGCTCGCACTCGGCGAGAGCCTGTGGGACGCCGCAGCCAGCTGCGCGGTGAGCGCTGGCATCCACGCGAACGACGCCATTTGCCTGGCGCGGCTCGGCCGGTTCTCAACGGCGAAGTCCCATGGCGAGGCGGTGGCCTTGGCTCGCACCGCCGGCCCGGATGGTCGCGCGGCCGCCACTCAACTCACCCGACTGCTGGCCGTCAAGAACAAGGCGCAGTACGACAGCACCGCAATCGGAGCGAACTCCGCCCGGAAGGCGGTGGACACCGCGAACAAACTCGTGGAGCTAGCACACCGGGTTCGAGCCGGGTGA
- a CDS encoding crotonase/enoyl-CoA hydratase family protein, producing the protein MTQDSDPAVRVERDGPVTTVVLDRPHARNAVDGPTARALTAAFRSFEADESARVAVLYGAGGTFCAGADLKALGSERRNDTVPVGMGDGPMGPSRLHLSKPVIAAIAGHAVAGGLELALWCDLRVAEADAVLGVYCRRWGVPLVDGGTVRLPRLIGVGRALDMVLTGRGVGAEEALSFGLVNRVVPAGTALAAAQQLAGQIAGFPQQCMRADRASVYDQQGRAEPEALTAEFIGGSALLGGDEIEQGVARFGSGAGRHGAF; encoded by the coding sequence GTGACGCAAGACTCCGACCCAGCGGTGCGTGTCGAGCGTGACGGGCCGGTGACGACCGTCGTCCTCGACCGGCCGCACGCGCGCAATGCCGTCGACGGGCCCACGGCCCGGGCCTTGACCGCGGCGTTCCGGAGCTTCGAGGCCGACGAATCGGCCAGGGTCGCCGTGCTCTACGGCGCCGGAGGCACGTTCTGCGCCGGCGCGGACCTAAAGGCGCTCGGCAGCGAGCGACGGAACGACACCGTGCCAGTTGGCATGGGTGACGGTCCAATGGGCCCAAGCCGGTTGCATCTGTCGAAGCCGGTGATCGCCGCGATCGCGGGCCATGCGGTGGCCGGCGGCCTGGAACTCGCGTTGTGGTGCGACTTGCGGGTGGCCGAGGCCGATGCCGTGCTCGGGGTGTACTGCCGGCGATGGGGAGTCCCCCTCGTCGACGGCGGCACGGTCCGCTTGCCCCGACTGATCGGCGTCGGTCGCGCACTCGACATGGTGCTCACCGGGCGCGGGGTCGGGGCCGAGGAGGCGCTCAGCTTCGGCCTGGTCAATCGGGTGGTGCCGGCGGGCACCGCATTGGCGGCGGCCCAGCAGTTGGCCGGTCAGATCGCGGGTTTCCCCCAGCAGTGCATGCGTGCCGACCGGGCATCGGTCTATGACCAGCAGGGCCGTGCCGAGCCGGAGGCACTAACCGCGGAGTTCATCGGTGGGTCCGCTTTGCTCGGTGGGGACGAGATCGAGCAGGGGGTCGCCCGTTTCGGATCCGGCGCCGGGCGGCACGGGGCGTTCTGA
- a CDS encoding nucleotidyltransferase domain-containing protein, with the protein MNLTSPAASVLPALRARVLMVLARVEAGLTGRRVAALAAGSVAGVAKILETLVHGGLVHRIDAGSASLYFLNRDHLGASAVLSLATMRERLIEMLQRRVSEFTHRPLNATLFGSAARGDGDEESDIDLLLVRPEAISEDDEAWTDDIERLATSVLAWTGNPLSVVEYTPADLVVRAGGRDGLLDRINREGVHLHGTVLRALRRRAGVGVGAR; encoded by the coding sequence GTGAACCTCACCTCCCCGGCCGCATCGGTCTTGCCAGCTCTGCGCGCCCGGGTCCTGATGGTGCTCGCGCGGGTGGAGGCCGGCCTGACCGGACGTCGGGTTGCTGCCTTGGCCGCCGGCAGCGTGGCGGGCGTCGCCAAGATCCTTGAGACGCTGGTCCACGGGGGCCTCGTGCACCGCATTGACGCCGGGTCCGCCAGCCTGTACTTCCTCAACCGTGACCACCTTGGAGCATCTGCAGTACTCAGCCTGGCCACGATGCGCGAGCGACTGATCGAAATGCTGCAGCGGCGAGTCAGCGAATTCACCCACCGACCCTTGAACGCGACCCTCTTCGGCTCGGCAGCTCGGGGCGATGGCGACGAGGAGAGCGACATAGACCTGCTTCTGGTCCGTCCTGAGGCGATATCCGAGGACGACGAGGCCTGGACGGACGACATCGAACGGCTCGCCACGTCCGTTCTCGCATGGACCGGCAACCCTCTGAGTGTCGTCGAGTACACGCCCGCGGATCTCGTCGTCAGGGCCGGGGGGCGCGACGGCCTGCTCGATCGGATCAACCGTGAAGGAGTACACCTCCACGGCACCGTCCTGCGGGCGCTACGTCGACGCGCGGGAGTCGGCGTCGGAGCTCGATGA
- a CDS encoding aldo/keto reductase, translating to MKGRTLGADRLAVSALGLGCMGMSEFYGDANEAESISVIHRALDAGCVFLDTADMYGPFVNEELVGRAIAGRRDEVVLATKFGVQRGSDGSRLGINGSPEYVRAACEASLRRLGVDHIDLYYQHRVDPGVPVEDTVGAMSELVNAGKVVHLGLSEAGPETIRRAHAIHPIAALQTEYSLWSRDPEDEILPTVRELGIGFVAYSPLGRGFLTGRFQTIEDLAEDDFRRHSPRFQGENFLRNLDLVARVRDIASEKGCTPAQLAIAWLLHQGEDIVPIPGTKRLAYLEENLPAVDLELSDMDLARIDELAPKGAAAGDRYADMSSVNR from the coding sequence ATGAAAGGCCGTACTCTCGGGGCCGATCGGCTCGCTGTTTCCGCTCTCGGCCTTGGTTGTATGGGGATGAGCGAGTTCTACGGCGACGCAAATGAAGCCGAATCGATCTCGGTCATCCACCGGGCCCTCGATGCCGGTTGTGTCTTCCTCGACACGGCGGACATGTACGGACCGTTCGTCAACGAGGAACTAGTCGGGCGGGCGATTGCCGGTCGCCGCGACGAGGTCGTTCTCGCGACCAAGTTCGGCGTGCAGCGGGGCAGTGACGGATCGCGACTCGGCATAAACGGTTCACCTGAATACGTCCGGGCGGCATGTGAAGCATCGCTCCGCCGGCTGGGAGTCGACCATATCGACCTGTATTACCAGCACCGCGTCGATCCCGGCGTTCCGGTGGAGGACACGGTCGGGGCGATGTCGGAGCTGGTAAACGCCGGCAAGGTGGTCCACCTGGGACTGTCCGAAGCGGGGCCGGAGACGATCCGACGGGCGCACGCAATCCACCCGATCGCCGCGCTGCAGACCGAGTACAGCCTCTGGTCCCGGGATCCGGAGGACGAGATCCTCCCGACGGTTCGCGAGCTCGGGATCGGCTTCGTCGCGTACAGCCCACTCGGTCGAGGATTCCTGACCGGCCGCTTCCAGACCATCGAAGACCTGGCGGAGGACGACTTTCGCCGTCACTCGCCTCGGTTCCAAGGGGAGAATTTCCTGCGGAACCTGGATTTGGTCGCCCGGGTCCGGGACATCGCGTCCGAGAAGGGCTGCACGCCGGCGCAGCTGGCCATCGCGTGGCTGCTCCACCAGGGCGAGGACATCGTGCCCATCCCCGGAACGAAGCGGCTGGCTTATCTCGAGGAGAATCTGCCGGCTGTCGACCTCGAGCTCTCGGATATGGATCTCGCGCGGATCGACGAGCTGGCCCCTAAGGGCGCCGCAGCCGGCGATCGCTACGCGGACATGAGTTCGGTCAACCGGTAG
- a CDS encoding C40 family peptidase, which translates to MRLPQLPLPGRIRGLSPTVVTAAVTVTLLAGSALGASQLVADHHLAGRSHLVAAVGPTGAPAPTHGATSTLHSSAPVEPTVAPLRRLETADLLIVSSHPLPLAEVRAVARLAGVRGAELADEGRVALARHPAEMLGVIPSTFRAWTPLYTARSDALWQSVARGDTAVSFDIGHDARLPLGGTVPVAGRHQLPIRIGAFASVGIAGVDAIVTDTQARRLGLVHGNALVVSAPGVDPTTLRQEVADLIPHAGHVELLRPVIVVRDAGEFLTRAQINTVLRAAWSRLGLPYVWGATGPLSFDCSGLVQWSYARAGILLPRTAAEQFLTGPHIPLADARPGDLLFWTYDPTAPGFVDHVALYVGNGMMVVAPHTGDVVSYAPVPLADLAGVVRVDPAF; encoded by the coding sequence GTGCGGCTCCCCCAGCTTCCGTTACCGGGCCGGATTCGAGGCCTGTCGCCGACGGTCGTCACGGCGGCCGTCACCGTGACCCTGCTCGCCGGCAGCGCGCTGGGCGCCAGCCAGCTTGTCGCCGACCATCATCTGGCGGGTCGGTCCCACCTGGTGGCTGCGGTCGGCCCGACCGGCGCGCCGGCGCCCACCCACGGCGCAACCTCGACCCTCCACAGCTCCGCGCCCGTCGAGCCGACGGTCGCGCCGCTCCGCCGGCTCGAGACGGCCGACCTGCTCATCGTCAGCTCGCACCCGCTGCCCCTGGCTGAGGTCCGCGCGGTCGCCCGGCTCGCCGGCGTGCGCGGCGCGGAGCTGGCCGATGAGGGCCGGGTTGCGCTGGCCCGGCACCCGGCCGAGATGCTCGGGGTGATCCCTTCGACCTTCCGGGCCTGGACCCCCCTCTACACCGCCCGCTCCGACGCACTCTGGCAGTCCGTGGCCCGCGGGGACACGGCGGTGAGCTTCGACATCGGACATGACGCGCGGCTCCCGCTCGGCGGCACCGTGCCGGTCGCCGGGCGGCACCAGCTGCCGATCCGGATCGGGGCTTTCGCGTCGGTCGGCATCGCCGGCGTCGACGCGATCGTCACGGATACGCAGGCCAGGCGGCTCGGCCTCGTGCACGGCAACGCGCTCGTGGTCAGCGCGCCCGGCGTCGACCCGACCACCCTGCGCCAGGAGGTGGCGGACCTCATCCCGCACGCCGGACACGTCGAGCTGCTCCGGCCGGTCATCGTCGTCCGCGATGCGGGAGAGTTCCTGACTCGCGCACAGATCAACACCGTGCTCCGGGCGGCTTGGAGCCGGCTCGGGCTCCCCTACGTATGGGGGGCTACCGGGCCGCTCTCGTTCGACTGCTCCGGGCTCGTCCAGTGGTCCTACGCCCGGGCCGGCATCTTGTTGCCGCGAACCGCGGCGGAGCAGTTTCTTACCGGCCCGCATATCCCGCTCGCCGATGCCCGGCCGGGCGACCTGCTGTTCTGGACCTACGACCCGACGGCGCCCGGGTTCGTCGACCATGTCGCCCTCTACGTGGGGAACGGGATGATGGTCGTGGCGCCGCACACCGGAGACGTCGTCTCCTACGCGCCGGTTCCGCTGGCCGACCTGGCGGGTGTGGTCCGGGTCGATCCGGCTTTCTGA
- a CDS encoding aldo/keto reductase, with the protein MDYTHLGRTGLSVSRLCLGTMNFGPETTESDAHAIMDRAHDVGLNFFDTANVYGWQKGEGLTEAIIGRWFAQGGGRREKTVLATKLYGSMSDWPNDTFLSALNIRRACEGSLRRLQTDYIDLYQMHHVDRNTPWDEIWQAMEVLVAQGKVLYVGSSNFAGWHIAQAQEAARARHFTGLASEQSLYNLASRSLELEVLPACQAYGLGVIPWSPLHGGMLAGVLRKQELGRSKGGRSQELLEKIRPAVEEYEAFCTDLDEDPANVGLAWLLHQPAVTGPIIGPRTLGQLDGAMRALEIRLDEKALARLDEIFPGPGGPAPEAYAW; encoded by the coding sequence ATGGACTACACGCATCTGGGTCGTACCGGCCTCTCGGTGAGCCGACTCTGTCTGGGCACCATGAATTTCGGTCCCGAGACCACCGAGTCGGACGCGCACGCGATCATGGACCGGGCGCACGACGTCGGGCTCAACTTCTTCGACACGGCCAACGTCTACGGCTGGCAGAAGGGCGAGGGACTCACCGAGGCGATCATCGGCCGGTGGTTCGCCCAGGGCGGCGGGCGGCGGGAGAAGACCGTCCTGGCGACCAAGCTGTACGGATCGATGAGCGACTGGCCCAACGACACGTTCCTGTCCGCGCTCAACATCCGCCGGGCCTGCGAGGGCTCGCTGCGCCGGTTGCAGACCGACTACATCGACCTGTACCAGATGCACCACGTGGATCGGAACACCCCGTGGGACGAGATCTGGCAGGCCATGGAGGTCCTCGTCGCACAAGGCAAGGTCCTCTACGTCGGTAGCAGCAACTTCGCCGGTTGGCATATCGCGCAGGCCCAGGAGGCCGCCCGGGCCCGGCATTTCACCGGCTTGGCGAGCGAGCAGTCGCTGTACAACCTGGCGTCGCGCAGCCTCGAGCTCGAGGTGCTCCCGGCCTGCCAGGCCTACGGCCTGGGCGTCATCCCGTGGAGCCCGCTGCACGGCGGCATGCTTGCCGGGGTGCTGCGCAAGCAGGAGCTCGGCCGGTCGAAGGGCGGCCGCTCCCAGGAGCTGCTGGAGAAGATCCGGCCGGCGGTCGAGGAGTACGAGGCGTTCTGCACCGATCTCGACGAGGACCCGGCGAACGTGGGTCTGGCGTGGCTGCTGCACCAGCCGGCGGTCACCGGCCCGATCATCGGGCCACGGACGCTCGGCCAGCTGGACGGGGCCATGCGCGCGCTCGAGATCCGGCTCGACGAGAAGGCGCTGGCCCGGCTGGACGAGATCTTTCCCGGCCCGGGTGGTCCGGCGCCCGAGGCGTACGCCTGGTAG
- a CDS encoding mechanosensitive ion channel family protein produces the protein MRIWQRTLDHVTVPPRPLALASPKLRGALVAAVLALGCLVAGGVWGNIHGNLHHRVVAGGAAAGFVLASLVGIRHTANEFARVLAARTGVTHASIVRWLIMVVGYLIATFATLDLLSVPVGHLLLGGALTGIIIGIAAQQSLGNIFAGIVLLLARPFNVGDDIRIRSGALGGELLGAVSGMGLTYVTLVTADGPLSVPNSVLLAAAIGPGKPAAPPAGQSSRSTM, from the coding sequence GTGAGGATCTGGCAGCGCACCCTCGATCACGTCACCGTCCCGCCGCGGCCGCTCGCGCTTGCGTCGCCCAAGCTGCGCGGGGCACTCGTCGCCGCCGTGCTCGCCCTCGGCTGTCTCGTCGCCGGCGGGGTGTGGGGCAACATCCACGGCAACCTGCACCATCGGGTCGTCGCCGGGGGAGCCGCCGCCGGTTTCGTGCTGGCGTCGCTGGTCGGTATCCGGCACACCGCCAACGAGTTCGCCAGGGTGCTCGCCGCCCGCACCGGGGTTACGCACGCCTCGATCGTGCGGTGGCTCATCATGGTCGTCGGGTACCTCATCGCCACCTTCGCCACCCTCGATCTGCTCTCGGTGCCGGTCGGCCATTTGCTGCTCGGCGGGGCCCTGACCGGGATCATCATCGGGATCGCCGCTCAGCAGTCCCTGGGCAACATCTTCGCCGGGATCGTGCTGCTGCTGGCCAGGCCGTTCAACGTGGGAGACGACATCCGGATCCGCTCCGGGGCGCTCGGCGGCGAGCTGCTCGGAGCGGTCAGCGGGATGGGCCTCACCTACGTGACCCTCGTCACCGCGGACGGTCCGCTCTCGGTGCCGAACTCCGTGTTGCTCGCGGCCGCGATCGGCCCGGGGAAGCCGGCGGCGCCGCCGGCGGGTCAGTCCAGCCGCTCCACGATGTAG
- the serC gene encoding phosphoserine transaminase yields the protein MAEIALPDALKPADGRFGSGPSKVRPETVDALAATGSAFLGTSHRQGGVKNVVGRVRDGLSALLGLPDGYEIALGNGGATAFWDIAAFCLVERRSQHLSFGEFGAKFAAETTAAPFLETPSIRQAGPGSRPEPLAESGIDAYCWPHNETSTGVTCPVRRVPGADPGALLLIDATSAAGGIPIDLDQCDAYYFAPQKNFGGEGGLWLAALSPAAIERADRIATKGRWTPAFLDLSAAVQSSRLNQTLNTPALATLFLLAEQLEWMLAQGGLDWATTRTAESAQALYTWAEKSDYAVPFVADPQARSPVVGTIDFNEPIDATAVAKALRSNGIVDTEPYRKLGRNQLRIAMFANIPTTDVEALTACIDYIVERLD from the coding sequence GTGGCTGAGATCGCCCTGCCCGACGCCCTCAAACCCGCCGACGGCCGGTTCGGCTCCGGTCCGTCGAAGGTACGTCCCGAGACCGTGGACGCGCTCGCGGCGACCGGTAGCGCCTTCCTCGGCACCTCGCACCGGCAAGGCGGCGTGAAGAACGTGGTGGGCCGCGTGCGCGACGGGCTGTCCGCCCTGCTCGGCTTGCCGGACGGCTACGAGATCGCCCTCGGCAACGGCGGGGCGACCGCGTTCTGGGACATCGCCGCGTTCTGCCTCGTCGAGCGGCGTTCGCAGCACCTGTCGTTCGGCGAGTTCGGTGCGAAGTTCGCCGCGGAGACCACCGCCGCGCCGTTCCTCGAGACCCCGTCGATCCGCCAGGCCGGGCCCGGCAGTCGGCCCGAGCCGCTGGCCGAGTCGGGGATCGACGCGTACTGCTGGCCGCACAACGAGACGTCCACCGGGGTGACCTGCCCGGTCCGCCGCGTCCCGGGGGCCGATCCGGGTGCGCTCCTGCTGATCGATGCGACCAGCGCGGCGGGCGGCATCCCGATCGACCTCGACCAGTGCGACGCGTACTACTTCGCCCCGCAGAAGAACTTCGGCGGGGAGGGTGGGCTGTGGCTCGCGGCGCTCTCCCCCGCGGCGATCGAGCGGGCCGACCGGATCGCGACCAAGGGCCGTTGGACGCCGGCTTTCCTCGACCTGAGCGCGGCGGTGCAGAGCTCCCGGCTCAACCAGACGCTCAACACCCCGGCACTCGCTACCCTGTTCCTGCTTGCCGAGCAGCTCGAGTGGATGCTCGCCCAGGGCGGCCTCGACTGGGCAACCACCCGGACCGCCGAGTCGGCGCAGGCGCTCTACACCTGGGCCGAGAAAAGCGACTACGCCGTCCCGTTCGTCGCGGACCCGCAGGCGCGGTCGCCAGTTGTCGGAACCATCGACTTCAACGAGCCCATCGACGCCACAGCGGTCGCGAAAGCGTTGCGTTCCAACGGAATCGTCGACACCGAGCCCTACCGCAAGCTCGGCCGCAACCAGCTGCGGATCGCGATGTTCGCGAACATCCCGACCACGGACGTCGAGGCGCTCACGGCCTGCATCGACTACATCGTGGAGCGGCTGGACTGA